One segment of Macaca fascicularis isolate 582-1 chromosome 4, T2T-MFA8v1.1 DNA contains the following:
- the GJA10 gene encoding gap junction alpha-10 protein, with protein MGDWNLLGGILEEVHSHSTIVGKIWLTILFIFRMLVLRVAAEDVWDDEQSAFDCNTRQPGCNNICYDDAFPISLIRFWVLQIIFVSSPSLVYMGHALYRLRAFEKERQRKKSHLRAQMENPELDLEEQQRIDRELRRLEEQKRIHKVPLKGCLLRTYVLHILTRSVLEVGFMIGQYILYGFQMHPLYKCTQPPCPNAVDCFVSRPTEKTIFMLFMHSIAAISLLLNILEIFHLGIRKIMRTLYKKSSGEGIEDETGPPFHLKKYSVAQQCMICSSLPETISPLQANNQQQVIRVNVPKSKTMWQIPHPRQLEVDPSNGKKDWSEKDQHIGQLHVHSPCPWADSAGNQHLGQQSDQSSFGLQNTMSQSWLGTTTAPRNCPSYAIGTWEQSQDPEPSGEPLTDLHSHCRDSEGSMRESGVWIERSRPGSRKASFLSRLLSEKRHLHSDSGSSGSRNSSCLDFPHWENSPSPLPSVPGHRTSMVRQTALPIMELSQKLFHPGCFLFPFFLPGVCMYVSVDREADGEGDYLWRDKIIHSIHSVKFNS; from the coding sequence ATGGGGGATTGGAACTTATTGGGTGGCATCCTAGAGGAAGTTCACTCCCACTCAACCATAGTGGGGAAAATCTGGCTGACCATCCTCTTCATCTTCCGAATGCTGGTACTTCGTGTGGCTGCTGAGGATGTCTGGGATGATGAACAGTCAGCATTTGACTGCAACACCCGGCAGCCAGGTTGCAACAATATCTGTTATGATGATGCATTCCCTATCTCTTTGATCAGATTCTGGGTTTTACAGATCATCTTTGTGTCTTCTCCTTCTTTGGTCTATATGGGCCATGCACTTTATAGGCTGAGGGCCtttgagaaagagagacaaaggaaaaagtCACACCTTAGAGCCCAGATGGAGAATCCAGAGCTTGACTTGGAGGAGCAGCAAAGAATAGATAGGGAACTGAGGAGGTTAGAGGAGCAGAAGAGGATCCATAAAGTCCCTCTGAAAGGATGTCTGCTGCGTACTTATGTCTTACACATCTTGACCAGATCTGTGCTGGAAGTAGGATTCATGATAGGCCAATATATTCTCTATGGATTTCAAATGCACCCCCTTTACAAATGCACTCAACCTCCTTGCCCCAATGCAGTGGATTGCTTTGTATCCAGGCCCACTGAGAAGACAATTTTCATGCTTTTTATGCACAGCATTGCAGCCATTTCCTTGTTACTCAATATACTGGAAATATTTCATCTGGGCATCAGAAAAATTATGAGGACACTTTATAAGAAATCCAGCGGTGAGGGCATTGAGGATGAAACAGGCCCTCCATTCCATTTGAAGAAATATTCGGTGGCCCAGCAGTGTATGATTTGCTCTTCCTTGCCTGAAACAATCTCTCCACTTCAAGCTAACAATCAACAGCAAGTCATTCGAGTTAATGTGCCAAAGTCTAAAACCATGTGGCAAATCCCACATCCCAGGCAACTTGAAGTAGACCCTTCCAATGGGAAAAAAGACTGGTCTGAGAAGGATCAGCACATCGGACAGCTCCATGTTCACAGCCCATGTCCCTGGGCTGACAGTGCTGGAAATCAGCACCTGGGACAGCAATCAGACCAGTCTTCATTTGGCCTGCAGAATACAATGTCTCAGTCCTGGCTAGGTACAACTACAGCTCCTAGAAACTGTCCATCCTATGCAATAGGAACTTGGGAGCAGTCCCAGGACCCAGAACCCTCAGGTGAGCCTCTGACAGATCTTCATAGTCACTGCAGAGACAGTGAAGGCAGCATGAGAGAGAGTGGGGTCTGGATAGAGAGATCTCGCCCGGGCAGTCGCAAGGCCAGCTTTCTGTCCAGATTGTTGTCTGAAAAGCGACATCTGCACAGTGACTCAGGAAGTTCTGGTTCTCGGAATAGCTCCTGCTTGGATTTTCCTCACTGGGAAAATAGCCCCTCACCTCTGCCTTCAGTCCCTGGGCACAGAACATCAATGGTAAGACAGACAGCCCTACCGATCATGGAACTATCCCAAAAACTGTTCCATCCTggatgctttctttttcctttcttccttcctggggtgtgtatgtatgtttctgTTGACAGAGAGGCAGATGGAGAGGGAGATTATTTATGGAGAGataaaattattcattcaatACATTCAGTTAAATTCaattcataa